In Astyanax mexicanus isolate ESR-SI-001 chromosome 5, AstMex3_surface, whole genome shotgun sequence, a single window of DNA contains:
- the ptger3 gene encoding prostaglandin E2 receptor EP3 subtype: MSSRCKDDLPPSTSSGSSNSMMFALNDSSPLRDGKGNSSANCGSVSVAFPITMMVTGMVGNFLAIILVYSAYRKKENKRKQSFLLCVGSLALTDLFGQLLTSPIVISVYRAGLVWDHVDPSGTLCPFFGVCMTTFGLCSLFMASAMAIERALAITAPHWYSNNMKTNVTKQVLVTVWCMVLVFALLPIAGVGKYTLQWPGTWCFISTGDVDVTGNTFFAITFAALGSFSLLVTFFCNVVTIRALVTRCKSKPSASQSSKQWERLTTETVIQLLGIMCVLFTCWSPLLILMLKMISTHTSSHQCKQLSASQPPGLQMDCNFFLTAIRLASLNQILDPWVYLLLREILLRKFCQVANAVSNCSLEGQKETQKETVLDTAKKQAIENDESPLAPSGSAQA; encoded by the exons ATGAGCTCCAGGTGTAAAGACGATCTGCCCCCCAGCACTTCCAGCGGCAGCAGCAACAGCATGATGTTTGCGCTGAACGATTCCAGCCCTTTGCGCGACGGAAAGGGCAACAGCAGCGCCAACTGTGGATCCGTGTCCGTCGCCTTCCCCATAACCATGATGGTGACGGGCATGGTGGGCAATTTCCTCGCTATTATACTGGTTTACAGCGCGTACAGGAAAAAGGAGAACAAGCGAAAGCAGTCGTTCCTGCTGTGCGTCGGTTCCCTGGCGCTCACGGACCTCTTCGGGCAGCTGCTCACCAGTCCCATCGTGATCTCCGTGTACAGAGCGGGGCTGGTGTGGGACCACGTGGATCCCTCCGGGACTTTGTGCCCTTTCTTCGGGGTGTGCATGACCACGTTCGGCCTGTGCTCGCTCTTCATGGCCAGCGCCATGGCCATCGAGAGGGCTCTGGCCATCACAGCTCCACACTGGTACTCCAACAACATGAAGACCAACGTGACCAAGCAGGTGCTCGTCACGGTCTGGTGCATGGTGCTGGTGTTCGCGCTCCTGCCCATCGCCGGAGTTGGGAAGTACACCCTCCAGTGGCCGGGCACGTGGTGCTTCATAAGCACCGGGGACGTAGATGTAACGGGAAACACGTTTTTCGCCATCACCTTCGCCGCGCTCGGCTCCTTTTCCCTGCTGGTCACTTTCTTCTGCAACGTGGTCACCATACGCGCACTGGTTACGCGCTGCAAGTCCAAACCCAGCGCCTCCCAGTCCTCCAAACAGTGGGAGAGACTCACCACAGAGACCGTCATCCAGCTGCTGGGGATCATGTGCGTCCTGTTCACCTGCTGGTCTCCTTTACTG ATTCTAATGTTGAAGATGATCTCCACCCATACATCTTCCCATCAGTGCAAACAGTTATCTGCTTCTCAACCACCCGGTCTGCAAATGGACTGTAACTTCTTCCTGACAGCCATACGCCTGGCCTCTCTCAATCAAATTCTGGACCCTTGGGTTTACCTGCTCCTGAGGGAGATCCTGCTGAGGAAATTCTGCCAGGTTGCCAACGCAGTGTCCAACTGCTCACTGGAAGGACAGAAGGAAACTCAGAAAGAGACAGTTTTGGACACCGCGAAGAAGCAGGCCATCGAGAACGATGAGAGTCCTCTTGCCCCTAGTGGAAGTGCACAGGCGTGA